The following are encoded together in the Drosophila takahashii strain IR98-3 E-12201 chromosome X, DtakHiC1v2, whole genome shotgun sequence genome:
- the LOC108066941 gene encoding uncharacterized protein: protein MGMLSASNIFLALLICRTASALAQEVASGLTVSSAQPSPENFAQLSQAVEDSLVEYEERQRERLRRGHRTRRAVKRVCYGELGCFEDSGPFAYLEMLPSPPEEINTKFYFYSTRQRSDRPLMELSFLNMTNAFRGKRDAEVSTSSPEGSGRSSSSSASSASVSSSTNSSASSIPTTERPGGGGQKKATPSIDDLEGFDELSVRVIVHGFGSACPHVWIYEMKTALMAVEDCIVICVDWENGATFPNYVRAAANTRLVGKQLAMLLRNLQQHKGLDLMRTHVIGFSLGAHVSGFAGAELPGLSRITGLDPAGPLFEAQHPKVRLDSSDAEFVDVIHSNGENLILGGLGSWQPMGHVDYYPNGGRVQTGCSNLFVGAVTDFIWSAQAAEDEEGRSLCNHRRAYKFFIDSVAPRCLFPAFPCGSYDDFLKGRCFPCAQDDEDLAEGVPRCGNMGYYADRSTGRGQLYLLTREEEPFCAHQFQLQIFNSFNDLPLRTIGRLEAILEGDGGLNETFEISEKDDAEFFAGDIVSKIIVPHPALGFPTTLSLHYKSYSGWLSKGLPHWDIDKVVLTDSFGRSHSLCRPSTKLSSGSPVRLRLQAGNCELDNQEDYGAYTNPTVSPTEAVPDSSVQESAVDGVETAKQRKDIFNLGTSFKLASNQTYPLDQGDELPWQPILVGNSLDNETTEAVESSRSLSDSEGGEIFEPVLKDRRLAVNRGRNLQDSGYAGGAQTTDSPEIVEPVLKATTPRVKQGKDLDLSEGDGGMATTQRLPAKTMTQVGTGRSPDPDEPQTVQLLPFRLGELLQRAERYARETLLPLISVQAPRFFGFNVTPHDREAVQRPGESRKPRYIPRYEESAFLNTTAPNARRRAQKASRRSAVQQRNLFRLMRSRSQKDQDQEQDEDQDSGEQQNYYTNVLQSESRSMRPETPEYRPVFIDLPTYKPQTSAAISGSVSRARRRGRSSKLIP from the exons ATGGGGATGTTGAGTGCTAGCAATATATTTCTGGCCCTGCTGATATGCCGCACGGCAAGTG CCCTCGCCCAGGAAGTGGCCAGTGGACTAACAGTGAGCTCAGCTCAGCCCTCGCCCGAGAATTTCGCCCAACTATCGCAGGCGGTCGAGGACTCCTTGGTGGAGTACGAGGAGCGTCAGCGGGAGCGATTGCGTCGGGGTCACCGCACCCGAAGGGCGGTGAAACGGGTCTGCTATGGCGAACTTGGCTGCTTCGAGGACTCCGGACCGTTTGCCTATCTCGAGATGCTGCCCTCGCCGCCGGAGGAGATCAATACCAAGTTCTATTTCTACTCCACACGCCAGCGATCCGATCGTCCGCTGATGGAGCTCTCATTCCTGAACATGACAAATGCCTTTCGAGGCAAACGGGATGCGGAGGTCAGCACCAGTTCACCCGAGGGCAGTGGCAggtcatcctcctcctctgcctcctccgcctccgtcTCGAGTTCCACAAACTCCTCTGCTAGCTCCATCCCTACCACAGAGCGTCCTGGAGGTGGTGGGCAGAAGAAGGCCACGCCTTCGATCGATGACCTCGAGGGATTCGACGAGCTGTCCGTGCGGGTCATTGTCCATGGCTTTGGCTCGGCTTGTCCGCATGTGTGGATCTACGAGATGAAAACGGCCCTCATGGCGGTG GAGGACTGCATTGTGATCTGCGTGGACTGGGAGAACGGAGCCACATTCCCCAACTACGTACGAGCGGCGGCCAATACACGTTTGGTGGGCAAACAGCTGGCCATGTTGCTGAGGAACCTCCAGCAGCACAAGGGACTCGACCTGATGCGCACCCATGTGATCGGCTTCAGTTTGGGCGCTCACGTATCGGGATTTGCAGGCGCTGAACTGCCGGGACTGTCGCGGATCACGGGTCTGGATCCGGCGGGTCCGCTCTTCGAGGCCCAGCATCCGAAGGTGCGACTGGACAGTAGCGATGCGGAGTTCGTGGACGTGATACACTCGAACGGCGAGAACCTGATACTGGGTGGCCTCGGCTCCTGGCAGCCGATGGGCCATGTGGACTACTATCCCAACGGAGGACGTGTGCAGACTGGCTGCTCGAATCTCTTCGTGGGCGCAGTCACCGATTTTATTTGGT CTGCCCAGGCTGCCGAGGACGAGGAGGGTCGTTCGTTGTGCAACCATAGGAGGGCCTACAAGTTCTTCATTGACTCGGTGGCGCCACGTTGCCTGTTTCCCGCCTTTCCGTGCGGCAGCTACGATGACTTCCTCAAGGGCCGGTGCTTTCCCTGCGCCCAGGACGACGAGGATCTGGCCGAGGGCGTTCCGCGGTGCGGCAACATGGGCTACTATGCCGACCGATCAACGGGCAGGGGTCAGCTGTACCTGCTCACCCGCGAGGAGGAGCCCTTCTGCGCCCACCAGTTCCAGCTGCAGATCTTCAACTCCTTCAACGACCTGCCGCTGCGCACGATAGGTCGCCTGGAGGCGATCCTCGAGGGCGATGGTGGTCTCAACGAGACCTTCGAGATATCCGA GAAAGACGATGCGGAGTTCTTTGCCGGCGACATAGTGTCCAAGATAATTGTGCCACATCCGGCCCTGGGATTCCCGACCACACTGAGCCTGCACTACAAGTCGTACAGCGGCTGGCTGAGCAAGGGCCTGCCCCACTGGGACATCGATAAGGTGGTGCTGACGGACAGCTTCGGGCGCAGCCACTCGCTGTGCCGCCCCTCGACGAAGCTGAGCAGCGGCAGTCCGGTGCGCCTGCGCCTTCAGGCGGGCAACTGTGAGCTGGACAACCAGGAGGACTACGGGGCGTACACCAATCCCACGGTCTCGCCCACCGAGGCAGTGCCGGATTCGAGTGTCCAGGAATCGGCGGTGGATGGCGTGGAGACGGCCAAGCAGCGCAAGGACATCTTCAATCTGGGCACCAGCTTCAAGTTGGCCAGCAATCAAACGTATCCCCTGGATCAGGGCGACGAGCTGCCGTGGCAGCCCATTCTGGTGGGCAACTCGCTGGACAACGAGACCACCGAGGCGGTGGAGTCCAGTCGAAGTCTCTCCGATTCGGAGGGCGGCGAGATCTTTGAGCCGGTGCTCAAGGATCGTCGGCTGGCGGTGAACAGGGGTCGCAATCTGCAGGATTCGGGATATGCAGGAGGAGCACAGACCACCGACAGTCCGGAGATTGTGGAGCCCGTTCTGAAGGCCACCACGCCGCGTGTCAAGCAGGGCAAGGATCTGGATTTGTCGGAAGGTGATGGAGGCATGGCCACAACACAACGACTGCCGGCCAAAACGATGACCCAGGTGGGCACTGGACGATCCCCGGATCCGGATGAACCGCAAACCGTGCAGCTGTTGCCTTTTCGCCTCGGCGAACTCCTTCAGCGTGCCGAGCGATATGCAAGGGAAACGCTTTTGCCCCTGATTTCCGTTCAGGCACCGCGCTTCTTCGGCTTCAATGTAACGCCCCACGATCGGGAGGCAGTGCAGCGTCCGGGGGAGTCGCGCAAGCCGCGCTACATTCCACGTTACGAGGAGTCGGCCTTCTTGAATACCACCGCTCCCAATGCCAGGCGACGGGCGCAGAAGGCCTCGCGTCGATCGGCAGTGCAGCAGAGGAATCTCTTTCGACTGATGCGTTCGCGATCGCAGaaggatcaggatcaggagcAGGATGAGGACCAGGACTCGGGGGAGCAGCAGAACTACTACACCAATGTCCTGCAATCGGAGTCCAGGTCTATGCGTCCCGAGACGCCGGAATATAGACCCGTATTCATCGATCTACCCACCTACAAGCCGCAAACATCCGCTGCCATTTCCGGTTCCGTTTCGAGGGCACGAAGGCGTGGCAGATCGTCCAAGCTGATTCCCTGA
- the Vps4 gene encoding vacuolar protein sorting-associated protein 4, producing the protein MAAGTTLQKAIDLVTKATEEDRNKNYAEALRLYEHGVEYFLHTIKYEAQGEKAKDSIRAKCLQYLDRAEKLKEYLKKGKKKPLKEGGESSAKDDKDKKSDSDDEDGDDPEKKKLQSKLEDAIVIEKPKVQWSDVAGLEGAKEALKEAVILPIKFPQLFTGKRIPWKGILLFGPPGTGKSYLAKAVATEANRSTFFSVSSSDLMSKWLGESEKLVKNLFELARQHKPSIIFIDEIDSMCSARSDNENDSVRRIKTEFLVQMQGVGNDTDGILVLGATNIPWVLDSAIRRRFEKRIYIPLPEAHARLVMFKIHLGNTTHVLTEQDLKELAGKTEGYSGADISIVVRDALMEPVRKVQTATHFKRVTGPSPTNSEEIVNDLLVPCSPGDPGAVEMNWMDVPSDKLFEPPVTMRDMLKSLSRTKPTVNEDDLKKLRKFTEDFGQEG; encoded by the exons ATGGCAGCCGGAACCACACTACAGAAGGCCATCGATCTGGTGACCAAGGCCACCGAGGAGGATCGCAACAAAAACTACGCGGAGGCACTGCGTCTCTACGAGCACGGCGTCGAGTACTTCCTGCACACCATCAAAT ATGAGGCGCAGGGCGAGAAGGCCAAGGACTCGATACGAGCCAAGTGCCTGCAGTATTTGGACCGCGCCGAGAAGCTGAAGGAGTACCTGAAGAAGGGCAAGAAGAAACCGCTCAAGGAGGGCGGCGAGTCGAGTGCCAAGGACGACAAGGACAAGAAGAGCGACAGCGACGACGAGGATGGCGATGATCCGGAAAAGAAGAAGCTGCAGAGCAAGCTGGAGGATGCCATTGTGATCGAGAAGCCCAAGGTTCAGTGGTCCGATGTCGCGGGCCTCGAGGGCGCCAAGGAAGCGCTGAAGGAGGCCGTCATTCTGCCGATTAAATTCCCGCAGCTCTTCACCGGCAAGCGTATTCCATGGAAGGGCATCCTGCTCTTCGGACCGCCCGGCACGGGTAAATCGTATCTGGCCAAGGCCGTCGCCACCGAGGCCAATCGCTCCACATTCTTCTCGGTTTCCAGCTCGGATCTGATGTCCAAATGGCTGGGCGAGTCCGAGAAGCTGGTCAAGAATCTCTTCGAGCTGGCCCGCCAGCACAAGCCGTCGATCATCTTCATTGACGAAATCGATTCGATGTGCTCGGCGCGTTCGGACAATGAGAACGACAGCGTAAGGCGCATCAAAACGGAGTTCCTTGTGCAGATGCAGGGCGTGGGCAATGACACCGACGGCATACTCGTTCTGGGCGCCACCAACATACCCTGGGTACTGGACTCGGCCATCCGTCGGCGATTCGAGAAGCGCATCTACATTCCGCTGCCGGAGGCGCACGCTCGCCTCGTCATGTTCAAGATCCATTTGGGCAACACCACGCACGTGCTCACGGAGCAGGATCTCAAGGAGTTGGCCGGCAAAACAGAGGG CTACTCTGGCGCGGATATATCGATCGTGGTGCGCGACGCCCTGATGGAACCTGTGCGCAAGGTGCAGACCGCGACGCATTTCAAGCGCGTAACCGGTCCCAGTCCCACCAACAGCGAAGAGATTGTCAACGACCTGCTCGTTCCCTGCTCGCCGGGCGATCCGGGAGCCGTCGAGATGAACTGGATGGATGTGCCCAGCGACAAGCTCTTCGAACCGCCCGTTACCATG CGCGACATGCTGAAGTCCTTGTCGCGCACGAAACCCACTGTCAACGAGGACGATCTGAAGAAGCTGCGCAAATTCACAGAGGACTTTGGCCAGGAGGGCTAG
- the LOC108066935 gene encoding mitochondrial fission process protein 1: MSEDKQIKETVETAFKQPARDVDIYRDTFIRYMGYSNEIGESFRPLVPKSFVAASYGMAIGYVCTDTFDKALRLQMDGASSREVAIKGGDVFCWQMLASVAIPGMVINRITWATKTLLSRAPMPVLKTVPTLVGLASIPLIIHPIDSLVDRLMDASYRKLVR; encoded by the exons ATGTCGGAGGACAAGCAAATTAAGGAGACTGTGGAAACGGCCTTCAAACAGCCCGCCAGGGATGTGGACATATATCGCGACACCTTCATTCGCTACATGG GCTACAGCAACGAAATCGGCGAGTCCTTCCGCCCACTGGTGCCCAAATCCTTCGTGGCCGCATCCTATGGCATGGCCATCGGTTATGTCTGCACCGATACCTTCGATAAGGCCCTGCGCCTCCAAATGGACGGGGCATCCTCCAGAGAGGTGGCCATCAAGGGCGGCGACGTCTTCTGCTGGCAGATGCTGGCCTCCGTCGCCATTCCCGGCATGGTCATCAATCG GATCACCTGGGCCACCAAAACTCTGCTCAGTCGGGCGCCCATGCCCGTGCTGAAAACGGTGCCCACTCTGGTGGGCCTGGCCAGCATCCCGCTGATCATCCATCCCATCGACAGCCTGGTGGACCGCCTGATGGACGCCAGCTACCGCAAGCTGGTGAGGTAG